Below is a genomic region from Raphanus sativus cultivar WK10039 unplaced genomic scaffold, ASM80110v3 Scaffold3072, whole genome shotgun sequence.
CAAACCGTTGACGTCGATCCCCACGTGGTTACCGTCGATGTCAAGGAACTCGTTTGACTTCACCGTGTCAAACTCCACCGCGAGGATTCGGTTAGTTGAGTTTCCGTTGTTTGACGTGTTGAAGAGACCGAGAAACTGGCTCGCCATGGCCTTGGTGAAGTCCATGGAGGGAGAGATCACAAAGGTTAGGCCGTGACCTGGTGCGTTGATTGAGAAAACGAAACTTGTAGAGAAAGAAAGTGGGTTTGATGAGTTAGTGTTGTTGAAAGGTATAGGGAAGGCATGGAAGGCTTGACCCATTTGCCTCCTTGAGGTGTTTGTTAGCTCCAAGATACCACTTGGGAGGATCTTTGCGGATCCGTAGTTTAGTATATTGGCTTTTAAGAATCCGTGGTGAAGAAACTCGGTTTCTTGTTGTTGACTTAACACGCAAGAAACGAGGCATACGTGAGTGAAAATGGAGAGAACAAATGATTTGGAAGTAATTGCCATTGATGGAgaacaaaaatgaagaaattagagtgtaATTTGCTTGTCTTAATTGTTCTCTCGTAATGTATATGAACTACATGGAGAGAGACCATTTATTAAGCATTTTGTTAGCTTAATATTAGAAAGTTATATTTATTACCAGAAAACCAATCAGCTGCTAGTTCAAAACTTGACGTTCTGTCAgctttttgttgacaaaaataaaCCAGCTAAATTGTCTTTAATATACAGAAACCACGTATTGTAAAGCTTAGTAAAAGACATAACATTGAACTGTTCAAGTGTTAGTTTAGCTGATCGTGATAAAGTCGTAGGGCCTAACTTCCCAAACTAGCCTAGTGTACAATAAAATAGATGCAGGCAAGGTTTTTCAAGAACTACGTGCAAGTAAGAATCTATACTCATAATTGACTTAAGCCTTGTCATCACTTTTTAGCTAATTAACAAATGTGTTAATATAACAACCAGCTGAATGATAATATTTATTGAGATTTCCAAACTAATTAAATGCAAATGACAAAGTTAAGAACGGTAGATTCGTGCACCCAACAACCTAACCGAACTCACAGCAGCTTGCTAGAAAATTGTATTTTCGAAATACAAACCGTTGTTTATCTATCTACACATTCTCACTGATCAGTTCCAAACTCAAGGTCCAGTTACCTGTAGTATAAGAGTCATTAGGATGAAAACGAAGTTGCAAACTAGTTTTCCCAGTGAATATATGGTTGTCAATTAGACCGGGCCGAACCGAACTCAACACATTTCGGACCAAAACTTATGGGCCAGAAAATCGATGATAACATCTAAAAGTGTAGTTAAGCAACAAATCAAATAGGTAACTCATACAAATGATTCAATTTCCCAACCCAAAGGTCCCAAACACATGCTAATTTTCAAGGACCCCCACATTTGTAGCAATTCTAGACACACATAATAAACCAAGACATAGAACAGCTGCAGCTACATGGAAAACAAAATAGAATAGAAGACGAGGTTACAGAATAAAAGACCTCCACAAAGATGCAAATCTGCATTATGTTCTCTGCAATCAAAACTGGTGATTTCACGTTTGTTTCAATTCACTGGTTTCTTTAAGAGACTTCAATCTTCTGTAGCCCTTATCGGTACCAAAGATCCTGGAAAACACACACCAAAACGAATTGTTAAGATATCTTTTTCCAAAAGCAAAGAGATAATAATAATAGCTCTGATCTGATGTTTACCAGTCCATATACACAAAAGTTGAAGAGTAGTTTCCAGACTTTGTGTAGAGGAGGCGGTGATGGTAGTCATGGAAGTCAGCACTGTAACCAAATtagtgaaaaaaaattcaattattACCAATGTATTAAAAGCTTTCAAGTTTTTCAAGAGAGTTGGCTAGATATGTGATCTTTACCCTCCATAGAGTGGAAGAAAATTTGAGAGGCTCCATGGGAAATGATAACCACAATGAGCCTCAACTGTCTCGAGCACTCTCAGAACCATCCATAACCAAAGAGTAATCAGGTGAGGGCCGGTGAGAGCTGGACCGACTATGGTAGCAAATCCCAGGAATAGAATCTCAGCGGGGTGAGCATATTCTGATGTTAAACCAAATGGTGTGGCATATCTGTAATATCATAAAATGGTTGCTCTTTTCAGAACTTATCCAAACTTtaacattttaaactaaaaaaaaaaatgaattgaaaCTTACTCATGATGCACACTGTGGACGTTCTTGTACAACCATTTAGAATGCAAGATCCGATGACCCCAGTAGAAAACAAAATCTTCAATGATGAAGTAGAATAATATCTGGGCAGAGACTTCTTTCCTGCAGGAGCATCACCAAAAGAGGGTCTTATATACCTGATCAAACATAAGCTCAGGTTCTTTCATGATGCTCAACACTGACActattcaaatgtttttttatttcttgaatTGCCAAACTGAAAGGGTTTAATTAACATCAGAAcccaaaggaaaaaaaaagctcCAGCACTAAAGAACCTGATAATACCAGGAAGGTAGAGGAAAACTGCTACGCATTCCCATGGCTCTGAAGACAGGGTAGGAGGCCATCATGAGGGGCAAGTTAACGCAGAAATGATAAAGCAAGAGGCGAGTGATACATTTTCCTTGGGCTGCAGGTGTGTTGTTTTTCGCCTGCATGTGACCAAAAACAACAGCATTTTGTTGGTCATACAAAAAAAGTAAGAGAGGCTGAGGAAAAGGATCACAGCTTCTACGTTCACCAGTTATTGCAGACATGAAAACAAATGAAATTTTATCAGTGAAACAACAATTGCGTTTCTACAGTTAGTCATGAACAACAACCggaggaaacaaaaaaaaaatacacaagtGACTAGATTTATTGGTGATCAAACTATAAAAGATTCTATTGAGACATCTTTTACAAGACGAT
It encodes:
- the LOC130506279 gene encoding probable inactive L-type lectin-domain containing receptor kinase III.1, which translates into the protein MAITSKSFVLSIFTHVCLVSCVLSQQQETEFLHHGFLKANILNYGSAKILPSGILELTNTSRRQMGQAFHAFPIPFNNTNSSNPLSFSTSFVFSINAPGHGLTFVISPSMDFTKAMASQFLGLFNTSNNGNSTNRILAVEFDTVKSNEFLDIDGNHVGIDVNGLVSVESAPAAFFSNRQSKNISLKLSSKDPIRAWIEYNGVEMVLNVTLAPLDTSKPKLPLLSRKMNLTEIFNDKMYVGFSASTGNITSNHDVLGWSFSREGKAKEFDLTLLPSLSAPSPSDLNDFDPVFDTPSDSATANPKGTKLIIICTLVIMVVFMI
- the LOC130506284 gene encoding methylsterol monooxygenase 2-2, with protein sequence MASLVESGWQYLVTHFSDFQLACIGSFLLHESVFFLSGLPFIFLERQGFLTKFKIQAKNNTPAAQGKCITRLLLYHFCVNLPLMMASYPVFRAMGMRSSFPLPSWKEVSAQILFYFIIEDFVFYWGHRILHSKWLYKNVHSVHHEYATPFGLTSEYAHPAEILFLGFATIVGPALTGPHLITLWLWMVLRVLETVEAHCGYHFPWSLSNFLPLYGGADFHDYHHRLLYTKSGNYSSTFVYMDWIFGTDKGYRRLKSLKETSELKQT